The following proteins come from a genomic window of Companilactobacillus pabuli:
- a CDS encoding guanylate kinase produces MDKKIIVITGASGTGKTTISKYLQDTYHIPSVITHTTRLPRAGEKSGIDYYFETKESFLKNHYLEKVEYSGNWYGSSEESLKKTWEKYDTASIVVDTQGAISYKKKYGKNAVVIFLEVDLETVTKRLENRGDETHRLKARINSDEFQRDLQIPDELSGKCYKIINKNIEKTKENVNKILKNEKINKK; encoded by the coding sequence ATGGATAAAAAGATTATTGTTATAACCGGTGCCAGCGGAACCGGCAAGACTACCATTAGTAAATATCTGCAAGATACTTATCATATACCAAGTGTTATTACTCACACTACTAGATTACCACGTGCAGGCGAAAAAAGCGGGATTGACTACTATTTTGAGACAAAAGAAAGCTTTTTAAAGAACCATTACCTAGAAAAAGTCGAATATAGTGGCAATTGGTATGGTTCTTCAGAAGAAAGCCTTAAAAAAACTTGGGAGAAATATGATACAGCAAGCATCGTTGTCGATACTCAAGGTGCTATTTCATATAAAAAGAAGTACGGTAAAAATGCAGTCGTGATTTTCTTAGAGGTCGATTTGGAAACTGTGACAAAACGTCTGGAGAACCGTGGCGATGAAACTCATCGTCTTAAAGCCCGAATTAATAGTGATGAATTCCAACGAGATCTGCAAATTCCTGACGAATTATCAGGCAAATGCTATAAGATTATTAACAAAAACATCGAAAAAACCAAAGAAAACGTCAACAAAATACTAAAAAACGAAAAAATTAATAAAAAATAA